Sequence from the Spirochaetaceae bacterium genome:
TTTACCAGCTCCTCGATAACCGCACTGTTACGGCCTTCGCTAAAATTAGGAACACATTCAATAAGTTTTGCCATTTATAACTCCTTTAATGGGTAGCTTTATCGCTAACAACTTTACCATTTTTAATTACCGAGCGTACCAAATTGTTACCGTAACGGTAAAAAATGTAATCTAAATCTTCGGCCTGCCATAGGACTAAATCGGCCTGCTTGCCCACTTCTATGCTGCCGATTTGTTCGGCTAAACCAATAGCGGCGGCCCCATTTAAGGTAACTGCCGTTAGTACCTCTGCCGGGGTTAATTTATACTTTTGACAAGCAAGGTACATAGGCAGCTGTAAATTAAGATTGGGACTGGAGCCCGGGTTAAAATCGGTACAAACGGCTACGGCTACGCCGGTTTTTATCATATCGCGGGCACGGGCGTAGGGTTTATCAAGGTGAAAAGAGGTAGCCGGCAGCAGGCAAGCTATTACATTATGCTCGGCTAAGGCCTTAATACCCTCATCGCTGGCCTGAATGAGATGTTCGGCCGAAATACAGCCCGCAGCAGCGGCCATCTCCGCCCCACTAATGGGAGTTATCTCATCGGCATGAGCTTTAGGAATAAGACCAAAGTCGCGGGCTTTATTAAGAATGTAAAGAGATTCTTCGGGTGTGAAGACCGCCGTTTCACAAAAAATATCACAAAATTTTGCCAACTTTTCAGCTTTAACGGCCGGCAGCATTTCATCGCAAACCAGCTTAATGTAAGCCTCTCGGTTATCTTTATATTCGGGCGGAATAGCATGCGCCCCCATAAAAGTAGAGACCAGCCCAACTTCGCTATATTGAGCAAGTTTTTTTACCACCTGTAATTGCTTTAATTCGTTAGCTACATCAAGGCCATAACCGCTTTTGCATTCCACAGTAGTAGTGCCGTGCGCCAGCATTTCGTTAAGCAAGTTGAGCGCTTTTTTAACAAGTTCGTCTTCACTTGCGGTACGGGTTTGTTTAACGGTATCTAAAATACCACCGCCCGATTTTAATATATCAAGGTACGATTCTCCGGCCAATTTACGTGCCATTTCTTTATGCCGCCAGCCACCAAAGACTAAATGCGTGTGGGCATCTACTAAGCCGGGGGTAACTAGCTGCCCCTCACAATTAATAGTTTGCTTACCAACCAACGCAGTATTAGCTGGGCCTACATAAACAAATTTACCGCCATCTATACCAATAGAGGCATTTTCTATGAGGGTAATTTGCCCTTGTGCAGCGCCTTTTTGAGCGGCTTTACCATTTGGGGTGGCCAAAAGGCCAATATTTTGCAAGACTAAGTCCATAGTTATGCGCCTTCTTAATTACTGTGAGATTGCTCCGAGTAATACGGATATAGCTAAT
This genomic interval carries:
- the hutI gene encoding imidazolonepropionase → MDLVLQNIGLLATPNGKAAQKGAAQGQITLIENASIGIDGGKFVYVGPANTALVGKQTINCEGQLVTPGLVDAHTHLVFGGWRHKEMARKLAGESYLDILKSGGGILDTVKQTRTASEDELVKKALNLLNEMLAHGTTTVECKSGYGLDVANELKQLQVVKKLAQYSEVGLVSTFMGAHAIPPEYKDNREAYIKLVCDEMLPAVKAEKLAKFCDIFCETAVFTPEESLYILNKARDFGLIPKAHADEITPISGAEMAAAAGCISAEHLIQASDEGIKALAEHNVIACLLPATSFHLDKPYARARDMIKTGVAVAVCTDFNPGSSPNLNLQLPMYLACQKYKLTPAEVLTAVTLNGAAAIGLAEQIGSIEVGKQADLVLWQAEDLDYIFYRYGNNLVRSVIKNGKVVSDKATH